Proteins from a single region of Syngnathus typhle isolate RoL2023-S1 ecotype Sweden linkage group LG10, RoL_Styp_1.0, whole genome shotgun sequence:
- the LOC133160574 gene encoding raftlin-like, protein MGCGLRKMKPTSAEKSPGKIYSTLKRPQVETKVGVAYTYRYLDFLIGKDGGTSTLRLSSVRELPEQLQELYQQGFLLAAIHPFIHPCGPESNSPQHQLYRAILVQINDGVDRRQAVCPPCRLQLEQCVPAEQVPTPELIQGYVKKQIQDAAEQGVTFVGFVQEPYGAPCTMIREPDTPSLSLHSSPSSVLGSLGSCSPSDPSSPTRHGHPEKETNACENSGNHSGGLSVASSPISEELTEEAESLCQNNSAPETKQRSRYQQRTCGAELLALFNHPAVREGGTVKYYTVKVPLRVHAGINGGGGGDVREVEANWLDHMTQHFNNGASLVDGHFYLGDVDDLLPKSVESVFVFQEASQGEANTTYDAIVVEQWTVIDGLQVKADYVPLLQSLAMYGWRLTCVLPTPVIKTNSDGSLATKQIVFLQRPVLSRKQKESKKLIFKPRGKANKNGVKNKEKKTNPKSEKGIPDRKENGEKPNDEKIEDQNAVKVETVQTKEEAEVVEEIEKETFELDEEGLAESPERTDVQEVTETAADKKDDQMVDEREVQVSVENGLETDEDKNEDEPDQNQCTIEESVGLDLKGTVADSQSPNEILQE, encoded by the exons ATGGGCTGCGGACTGCGTAAGATGAAGCCTACGTCGGCCGAGAAGTCACCGGGCAAGATTTACTCCACGCTCAAAAGACCTCAGGTGGAGACCAAAGTGGGCGTGGCCTACACCTACCGCTACCTGGATTTCCTCATCGGCAAGGACG GCGGGACGTCCACGTTGCGTCTGTCGTCGGTGCGAGAGCTGCCGGAACAGTTGCAGGAGCTTTACCAGCAAGGCTTCCTCCTGGCCGCCATCCACCCGTTCATCCACCCCTGCGGCCCGGAATCCAACAGCCCGCAACACCAACTCTACCGAGCCATCTTGGTTCAGATCAACGATGG GGTGGACAGGAGGCAGGCGGTGTGCCCGCCGTGCAGGCTGCAGTTGGAGCAGTGTGTGCCCGCAGAGCAGGTGCCAACCCCGGAGCTCATCCAGGGCTACGTCAAAAAG CAGATCCAGGACGCGGCTGAGCAGGGTGTCACATTTGTGGGCTTCGTGCAAGAACCCTACGGGGCACCCTGCACCATGATCCGAGAACCAGACACCCCCTCGCTTTCCCTGCACTCCAGCCCCAGCTCTGTGCTGGGCTCCCTGGGGAGCTGCAGCCCCTCCGACCCCTCCAGTCCCACCCGCCACGGACATCCAGAAAAGGAGACAAACGCGTGCGAGAACTCGGGGAATCACTCGGGGGGACTCTCCGTGGCTTCGTCACCGATATCTGAGGAGTTGACGGAGGAGGCGGAGTCGCTGTGCCAGAACAACAGCGCACCAGAGACAAAGCAGCGGAGCAGATACCAGCAGAGAACCTGTG GGGCTGAACTTCTGGCTTTGTTCAACCACCCGGCGGTGCGTGAGGGTGGCACGGTGAAGTACTACACGGTCAAGGTGCCGCTGCGAGTGCACGCCGGCatcaacggcggcggcggcggcgacgtccgAGAGGTGGAAGCGAACTGGCTGGATCACATGACGCAGCACTTTAACAACGGAGCCTCGCTGGTCGACGGACACTTCTACCTCGGAGACGTTGACG ATTTGCTTCCCAAGTCGGTggagagcgtctttgtgttccaGGAAGCCAGCCAAGGCGAGGCCAATACTACCTACGACGCCATCGTGGTGGAGCAGTGGACCGTCATTGAC gGTTTACAGGTGAAGGCTGACTATGTCCCCCTGCTGCAGTCCTTGGCGATGTACGGCTGGAGACTCACCTGTGTGCTGCCGACGCCCGTCATCAAGACCAACAG TGATGGCAGTCTGGCGACCAAGCAGATTGTGTTTCTGCAGCGACCAGTCCTGAGCCGGAAGCAGAAGGAATCCAAG AAACTGATCTTCAAACCTCGTGGTAAGGCCAACAAAAATGGCGTCAAAAACAAAGAGAAGAAGACAAACCCCAAATCGGAAAAAGGCATTCCCGATCGTAAGGAAAATGGCGAGAAACCAAATGACGAAAAGATTGAAGACCAGAACGCTGTCAAGGTTGAAACTGTTCAAACAAAGGAAGAAGCGGAAGTCGTAGAAGAGATAGAAAAGGAAACCTTTGAACTTGACGAGGAGGGATTGGCAGAGTCTCCGGAGAGGACAGACGTCCAAGAAGTCACAGAAACTGCGGCTGACAAAAAAGACGACCAGATGGTGGACGAGCGAGAAGTTCAAGTTTCAGTGGAAAATGGCCTAGAAACGGACGAAGATAAAAATGAAGACGAACCAGACCAGAACCAATGCACGATTGAAGAATCAGTTGGCCTGGACCTCAAGGGTACGGTGGCAGATTCACAGAGCCCAAATGAAATCCTCCAAGAGTAG